The following are encoded in a window of Onthophagus taurus isolate NC chromosome 3, IU_Otau_3.0, whole genome shotgun sequence genomic DNA:
- the LOC111417511 gene encoding cyclic AMP response element-binding protein A-like, which yields METFSINKSLFELGSPEELKELFESDLDPTMQEVLRVNSSADLQVEWNFLDKEISPVLHDRLMTDAALGTRPIKTEHSYSLASDGDSLPDSPISSKRIEDMEEDFFPMIPTHRLNSEMVIKDEPLSETDSVHSSCPSSPQQNDDFADSFLADPPKRTCGIIRNSNLMLTSNNVFAPKFSLSKINVKIEPGTRFHLPPTPPSCSSSEDSEDNSHSPCVRKTNARVMVTHTTRQPINTPLISTQPKGSTGTLILTEEEKRTLIAEGYPVPTRLPLTKAEEKSLKKIRRKIKNKISAQESRRKKKEYMDQLERKVDILVSENSEYKKKIETLEDSNSSLMNQLAKLQALVTKTHPQLMGRFAK from the exons ACAATGCAAGAAGTGTTAAGAGTGAACTCATCGGCTGATCTCCAAGTTGAATGGAATTTCCTCGACAAAGAAATTTCACCGGTTTTGCACGATAGATTAATGACAGACGCTGCTTTAGGAACGAGACCCATTAAAACGGAACATTCTTATAGTTTGGCTTCTGATGGGGATTCATTACCGGATTCGCCGATATCCAGCAAACGAATTGaag atatggaagaagatttttttcctATGATTCCAACGCATCGCTTGAACTCAGAAATGGTAATAAAAGATGAACCTTTAAGTGAAACGGATAGCGTACACTCATCTTGTCCATCATCTCCACAACAAAACGATGATTTTGCGGACTCTTTCTTAGCAGATCCACCA aaacgTACCTGCGGAATAATCCGAAACTCCAACTTAATGTTAACTTCTAATAACGTCTTCGCCCCAAAGTTTTCACTTTCAAAGATTAACGTGAAAATTGAACCAGGAACGAGATTTCACCTGCCTCCAACTCCTCCGTCGTGTAGTAGCAGTGAAGATAGCGAAGATAATTCGCATTCACCATGTGTTCGAAAGACGAACGCGCGTGTTATGGTTACACATACTACGAGACAACCAATTAATACCCCATTAATAAGTACTCAACCt AAAGGTTCAACTGGAACTTTGATATTAACAGAGGAAGAAAAACGAACTTTAATAGCTGAGGGATATCCAGTTCCAACTCGTTTACCGCTTACGAAAGCTGAAGAAAAATCGTTAAAGAAAATAAggaggaaaattaaaaataag atATCGGCTCAAGAAAgtagaagaaagaaaaaagaatacaTGGATCAATTAGAAAGAAAAGTGGATATCTTGGTATCGGAAAATTCCgagtacaaaaagaaaattgaaacgCTTGAAGATAGCAACAGTAGTCTGATGAATCAATTAGCGAAATTACAAGCGTTAGTAACGAAAACTCATCCTCAATTGATGGGAAGGTTCGCAAAGTGA